GTGCGGCAGGAGGCCGCGAAGCGGCCGGAGGTCCTGCGCGAGACGGGACAGAATCGCCGGCGGGTTCCCGAGGATGACGCGTCGGTAAGCAGCAGCGAGGAGGCAGGGGATGGGACGCACCATTTCGGTCGAAGTGATCTACCGGGGGATTTTTCAGACCAACCTCGCCAAGAACATCTGCCGCGGCATCGTGCTGGCGGCCCGTAAGGAAGGCAAGATCGGCATCGCATTCGGCCGCTACGGCGACTCGCCGCAGCGGAACGGCATTCCGGCGAAGAACTTCGCGATCGTCTCCCCGGACGAGGAAGAACTGCAGCTGAGCATGGCGCAGTACGAGCCGGCGGAGACCGACATCACGATCAACCTCGACGACATGCTCTGCAAGGGTGTGGAGTCCTGGGCGTGGTACGGCCTGCAGCCGATCAACGAGAAGGTCCGCGAGGACGCGGTGCTGCTCGTCACCTCGACGCTGCCGCCGGCCGAGCTGGTCAAGTTCTGCCACACGAAGAAGACGCCGTACCGTCTCGCGGTGCTCCCGGCGCTCCCGAGCTTCTCCGGCCTGTGGGTCTACAAGGACGACCACACGGACGCGCGGGTGCTCGGCGCGCTGCCGAAGCTGTGCCCCGACCTCGTGAGCCTCGACGCGATGCTGGCCGCGGTGAAAGAAGAGTGGAAAGACGAGCTCAAGGTCGCCTCCGCCCGCCGCGCGTACGAGTCCGTGACGACGCAGACCGTCCGGGCCGGCGAGGGCAACCCCGAGGTGCCGTACAGGTTCGACCTGCCGGGCTGGACGAAGATGCGCGAGGGCGTGACGATCGACGGCATGACCCTCGGCGAGCCGATCAAGTTCGGCGACCAGATCGGCGGCTACCGCCCGGCGCGCAACCCCTACTTCAAGAAGTACTCGACCCGCACGATGCGCCCGGTCATCGACTTCGACAAGTGCATCAAGTGCACGCTGTGCTGGCTGCAGTGTCCCGACTCGTGCTTCGACGTGACGCCCGATCAGACGTACGACCTCAACGCGGAGGCGTGCTGCGGCTGCGGGGTCTGCGAAGCGGTCTGTCCGGTCGACGACTGCGTGACCATGGTCAACGAGCAGGCGTTCACCGACAACAAGAGCCAGTGGGAGGCCTACAAGACCGACAAGAAGGCCTACGCAAAGTGGGTCGAGATCAAGATCAAGGACCGGCCGGAGCGCTCGCACGGCTTCCGGTACAAGGGTCAGTACCAACAGCAGGTCGCCCAGGCGGGGACCGGGACTTCCGGAGGTGAGGAGTAGTGGACGCGGAAAGCGCAACGGCCGTCCGGACGGCGGTCGCCGAGCAGGAGGCGCTGATCAGCGGCAGCGAGGCCGTCGCGGTCGCTTCCAAGCTCGCGGACGTCGACGTCATTACCGCGTACCCGATCCGGCCGTACGACACGATGATGCAGTTCGTGGCGAAGCAGATCGCCAACGGCGAGCAGGACGCCGAGTACATCGTCGCGGAGAGCGAGCACAGCCAGTTCGAGATCGCGAAGCACGCGAACGTCGTCGGCGCCCGGACGCTGTGCGGTTCGAGCGGCGTCGGCTGGTGCTACGCGTTCGAGGCGATCGCCGTCACGCCGGCGCTGCGCCTGCCGATGATCGCGATGGTCGGCAACCGCGCGCTCGACGATCCCGGCTCCTTCGGCACGGAGCACAACGACGCTCTCGCGGCGCGCGATCTCGGCTGGATGCACATCTGGGTCGATAGCGCGCAGGAGGCGCTCGACACCACACTGATCGCCTATCGGGTCGCGGAGGACCGGCGCGTGTATCTGCCGTGCGCGATCAGCACCGACGGCGCGTTCCTCACCCACTCGCAGTCGCTCGTCAAGATCCCGCCCAAGCAGTGGGTCGACGAATTCCTGCCCAAGTACGACCGCAAAGACCTTCGCCTGCATCCCGACAACCCGATCACCATCGCGCCGCAGGTCAACGAGGATTGGCTCATGGAGATCCGCCGACAGACCGACCAGGCGATGCGCAACGCGAGCGCCGTGATCGAGGAGGCGTACAAGGACTTCGAGCGGATCTTCCACCGCCGGGTCGAGAACCCGTTCTTCGAGGAGTACATGACCGACGACGCGGAGCTCGTCCTCGTCGGGATGGGTACCCTGTCGATGCCGGTCAAGGTCGCGATCCGCAAGATGCGCGAGAAGGGCCAGAAGGTCGGGTTCGTGCGCATCCGGTGGTTCCGGCCGTTCGACTATGCCCGGCTCGGCGCGTTGCTCTCGCGCTTCGCGGCGGTGGGCGTGGCCGACCGCGATTTCTCGATGGGCTCGCCGTACAACAGCGGCGTCGTCGCGAACGAGGTTCGCGCGGCGATGTACAACCAGCCGAAGCACCCGCCGGTCGTGAGCTTCATCACGGGCCTCGGGGGCCGCGAGGTCACGATCCCCGGCGTCCGCGAGATGTTCGACCATACCCGCAAGGCGGCCGAAGCCGGCGTAGCGCCCAACGACACGATCTGGATCGGCGTGCGCGCCTGAGCGGCGCGCGCAAACAGGAGGGGTTGACCAATGGACAGTCCTGAACTCGCGGCGATGCCCGTCCCGGTGCTCGAGCCGATCAAGGGCGTCAAGCGGGCGCCGCTCGAGGAGTACTTTACCTCCGGCCACCGCACGTGCCAGGGGTGCGAGTCGGCCCTGGTCATGAAGCTGATGGTGAAGGCCGCCGGACCGCGCACCGTGGTGCTCGGCAGCACGGGCTGCATGTACGTCGCCAACACGACGTACTACAGCACGCCGTGGGTTGTGCCGTGGATGCACACCCAGCTCGGCTCGTCGGGCTCCGCGGCGGTGGGCACCGCGGCCGGCTACACGGCGCTGATGCGCAAGGGCCGGATCAAGCAGGAGCCGATCAACATCATCTCGTTCTGCGGCGACGGCGGCGGAGCGGACATGGGCCTGTCGGCGATCTCCGCGGCGCTGCAGCACACCGACTACAACCATCTGATTCTGCTGTACGACAACGAGTCGTACGCCAACACCGACATCCAGGTGTCCGGCAGCAGCCCCTACGGTGTGCACACGACGTTCTCGCCGCCCGGCAAGGCCAAGCGGATCCTGCACAAGCGCTGGAAGAAGAACATGGCGGCGATGCTGGCGGCCGGGCACTCCGAGTGCAAGTACGTCGGGACGGTCGACGCGTCGTACGCGGTGGACTTCATGAACCGCATCCGGAAGGCCCTCAGCATCGGCGGGCCCACCTTCATCCACTCGCTCGACCCGTGCCCGAAGGGCTGGGACTACGACCCGATGCTCTCCCACGAGCTCGGCGAGCTGGCCGTGCTGACCGGCGTGTGGCCGCTCTTCGAAGTCGAGAACCACGTGCTCAAGATGTACGGCAAGAGCAAGGCCATCGTCGAGGGGCGGCAGAAGCGGCTGCCGGTGCGGGACTACCTCTTGAAGCAGGGCCGCTTCGCGCACTTCACGGAAGACGACATCGACTACTTCCAGGCCAAGATCGACGAGATGTGGACGAAGTGGCTGGTGCCGGGCGTGCTGCCGTTTTCGACCGACGTGTTGAACGACCAGCCGCCTGCTTAGGGGGCGCCGGGCAGGGCGCCGGTCCGCACGGCTAGGGGGACCGCGCCGCACAATCGAATAGCGCTGCGTGACCGCGTGATCCGAAGTGACGCGAAAGCGACACGAGGTGATCGCATGATCGGGGCCTTCGAAGGGCTTCTGCGCGACGTCCGGATGGACCGTTTCATCCGGGCTCGACGGGGGCCCTTTGATTTTCTTCCGCCGCGCACGACGCGCTCGGTCCGCATGCTCCGGGGGCACCTACGCTGCAGGCGAAGGGTGGTGGACTCATGAGTACCGCGGCAGCCGACCACACGCAGGAATGGATGCTGAAATACCGCTGGTGGATTCTCACGGCGGCGGTGATCGCGCAGATCCCGAACGCGAACCTCCAATACGCGTGGACGCTCTTTCCCACGCATCTCGTCAAGGACGGGCTCGGGAAGCTCAGCGCGGTGCAGGGAGTCTTTGCGCTGTTCGTGCTGCTGGAGACGTGGCTCGTACCGGTCGAAGGCTGGCTGGTCGACCGGATCGGGCCGCGCCTGCTGACGATCGTCGGCGGCGTCCTGATCGGCGTCGCCTGGGTTATGAGCGCCCAGGTAAGGACGCTCGGGGAGCTGCTGTTCTGGTACGGCGTGGTCGGTGGGATCGGCGGCGGCATCATCTACGGCGCCACGATCGCGACCGCGCTGAAATGGTTCCCCGACAAGCGCGGGCTCACGGCCGGGCTGGTGGCCGCGGGGTTCGGCGCGGGCGCCGCGCTCTCGGTCGCGCCGATCGAGAACGTGATCAACCACGCCGGCTGGCGCGCGGCGTTCTTCCAGTTCGGCATCCTGCAGGGCGTCATCGTCGTGCTCGCCGCGCTCTTCCTGCAGGCGCCGCCGGAGACGTTCAAGGTCGCCGGGATCATCAGGAAGGTGTCCAGGCACGTCCGGCAGGCGGTCACCGACAGCACCCCCGCGCAGATGCTGCGCACGCCGCACTTCTACGTGACCTACGTGATGATGATGCTGGTCGTGGGCGGCGGGCTGATCCTCACCGCGCAGCTGGGGCCGATCGCCAAGTCGACCGGCGTCGACAAGACAATCGTGATGTGGGGGTTGACCGCGCTCGTGCTTGCGCTGCAGGTCGACCGCGTCCTCAACGGCATCACGCGGCCGATCTGGGGCTGGGTGTCGGACCACATCGGACGCGAGAACTCGATGTTCATCGCCTTCGGGATTCAGGGGTTCTCCATCCTCTGGCTGCTCACGCTGCTCAAGAACCCGGTCGGGTTCGTCGTCGCCTCGGGCGCGGCGTTCTTCTTCTGGGGCGAGGTGTACTCGCTCGTGCCGGCGCTGGTGGCCGACCTCTTCGGGCGCAGGTACGCCGCGACGAACTATGGACTGATGTACACGGCGAAGGGGTTCGCGTCGATTTGGGCGGGCCCGCTCGCGGCGATGCTGTTCGAGGCCCAGCACACCTGGACGCTCGTGTTCTACATCGCGGCGATTGCGAACTTCATCGCCGCGTTGATCGCGCTGTTCGTCCTGAAGCGCCTGCCGATGCCCGGGGCGGCCGCCGCCCCATCGAGGATGATGCCGGCCACCGCCGGCGGCGGCGGGTAACGTCCGGCGCACTGTGCCATGCCGACGAGGGGGGCCGGACGGCCCCCTTCGCCTTGACAGGCCGCGGATCGATTGTTAGTTACTAGAGTGACCATGACGCGGATGCGTTCGGCGTACAACCCTCGTCGATGTATCTGTCCTGCGCGGAGGCCGGAGTAGCCTTCGCCGGGACCGACGTTCTCCTGTCTGTCCCTCGGTTCGGCGGGTTTCGAAGGCACACCAACATTCCGGTCTCCGCCTTTCTCGTGTGAGGGGACAGGCCGCCCGTCCGGCGCTGCGCGCCGGGGACGGGCGGCCGGCGCACGCCTTCATCCAAAACAGGGAGGGTTTGACCGATGCCACAGGGCTACGCGCACGACGTGTTGGTGGAGACCGGCTGGCTCGCCGAGCATCTCGACGATCCGGCCGTGCGGGTCGCGGAAATCTCGGAAGACACGACGCTGTACGGCCAGGGGCATATTCCCGGCGCCGTGCACTTCAATTGGCAGACGCAGCTGCAAGATCCCGTCCGGCGCGACTGGATCGATCAGGAGCAGATCGAGACGCTGCTCGGGGCGCACGGCGTCGGCAACGACACGACGCTCGTCCTGTACGGAGACAAGAACAACTGGTTCGCCACGTACACGTTCTGGCTGTTGAAGATGTACGGCGCGGACAATCTCCGCGTGCTGAACGGCGGCCGCGCGAAGTGGATCGCGGAAGGGCGGCCCGCCGTGACCGACGTCCCGTCCCACCCCAAGGCGCGCTACGAGGCCAAACCCGCCGATGCGTCGATCCGCGCGTTTCGCGACCAGGTACAGGCCGCGCTCGGCAAGTCGGCGCTCGTCGACGTGCGGTCGCCCCAGGAGTACAGCGGCGAGCTGATCGCGATGCCGGCGTACCCGCAGGAGGGCGCGCAGCGGGGCGGCCACATTCCGGGCGCGCAGAACATCCCGTGGGGCCAGAACGTGCGGGAGGACGGGACGTTCAAATCGGCGGAAGAATTGAAGAAGCTGTACGAGGGCAAGGGCGTCACGCCCGACAAGAACGTGATCGCCTACTGCCGGATCGGCGAGCGCTCCTCGCTGACCTGGTTCACGCTGAAGTATCTGCTCGGCTACCCCGCCGTCCAGAACTACGACGGCTCGTGGACGGAATGGGGCAGCCTCGTCGGGGTGCCGATCGAAAAGCCGGCGCTCCGGCAGGCCAAGGGCTGACCGGCTCGGACACGGCGGGCGGCGCGGGGGCCGCAGCGGCCGCCCCCGCGCCCGTTCCCGACCGCGCGCGCCTTGTTTGACGCTCTCGAAGCAGGCCTGCTAGAATCGCCGTGATGTCGCGGTCAGCGGCCCGTCCCGAAGACGAGCGCGAGTTCGTCAAAGAGATTCCCTCCAAAGCCGAGCACTTTTCCGACTGGTACACCGCCGTCGTGCTCAAGGCGGAGCTTGCCGACTACTACCCGGTGCGGGGCTGCATCGTCGTCCGGCCGTACGGCTACACGATTTGGGAATTGATCCAGGCGGGCCTCGACCGCCGCTTCAAGGCGACCGGTCACACCAACGCCTACTTTCCGCTGTTCATCCCGCGGAGCTTCCTCGAGCGCGAGGCAAAGCACGTCGAGGGCTTTGCGCCCGAAGTCGCATGGGTCACTCACGGGGGCGGCGAGGAGCTGAGCGAGCCGCTGGCCGTCCGCCCGACCTCCGAGACCGCCATCGGACACATGTACGCGCGCTGGATCCGGTCGTACCGCGACCTGCCGGTCCTCATCAACCAGTGGTGCAACGTGGTGCGCTGGGAGAAGGCGACGCGCCCGTTCCTGCGCACGATGGAGTTCCTGTGGCAGGAGGGCCACACCGCCCACCGGAACGCGGAAGAGGCCGAGGCGGAAGCCCGCCAGATGCTCGAGGTCTACCGCGACTTCGCCGAGACCGACGCGGCGATCCCGGTGCTGTCCGGCCGCAAGCCGGAGAGCGAGAAGTTTCCCGGAGCCGAGCGGTCGTACACGATCGAGGCGCTCATGCCGGACGGCCAGGCGCTGCAGTCCGGGACCTCGCACGACCTCGGCCAGAATTTCGCCCGCGCCTTCGACATCAAGTTTCTGGACAGCGACAACGTCGAGAAGTACGCGTACACGACGTCGTGGGGCGTGAGCTGGCGGATCCTCGGCGGGATGATCATGGTGCACGGCGACGACCGCGGCCTGGTGCTGCCGCCCGCGCTCGCCCCGTTTCAGGTGGTCGTGGTGCCGATCCTGAGCGGGCCGAAGCGCGACGACGTCCTCGCCGCGGCGCGGGATTTGACCCGCCGCCTCAGCGCGACCGTGCGCGTCCGGCTCGACGACCGGACCGAGGTGACGCCGGGCTGGAAGTACAACGATTGGGAGATGCGCGGCGTCCCGCTGCGGCTCGAGATCGGGCCGCGGGACCTGGCGCAGCAACAGGTGGTGCTGGCGCCGCGGGCCGGCTTCGATAACATGGTTGCCGGCGAGTCCGCCGGCAGGCGGTCCGCCGGCGGCGCCAAGCAGTCCGTGCCGATCAGCGGGCTCGAGCAGTCGCTGCCGGCCGCGCTCGCCGCGGTGCGCCAGGCCCTGTTCGACCAGGCGAAGCGGTACCTTGACGCGCACATCGTCGCGGCCGCGTCGCTTGCGGAGCTGGTGGAAGCGGTCGCGACCCGCCGCGGCTTCGTCCGCGCGGTGTGGTGCGGGACGGAGGCGTGCGAGCAGTCGATCCGTAAGGCGAGCGGCGCGTCGCCGCGGGTCATCACCGAGGAGCCCGCGGACGGACCGTGCCTCATCTGCGGCGCGCCGGCAAGGGAAGTCGTGTACTTCGCCCGCGCGTATTGAAGTGGCCCACGCGCCCACCCGCCGGCTCGTCCTGATTCCGATCGCGGCGGCGTGCGCCGCCGCGGCCATCGGCGCGACCGTGCTGTGGATGCGGCCTCCGCACACGATCTCGAGGAACACCGGCCCGGCGATCGTCATCGGCGAACCGGGCAGCCCCGTTCCGCCGGGTCTCGGTCCCGGCGGGTCCGGCGCGACGGGAGAGGTGAAGCCGGCGCCGGCGCCCGCGTTCTCGCTGACCGTCCTCTCGCCGGGCGCGCCGCCGTCCTCCTCCGCGGTGCAGCCGGGAACCGCCGCGCCGTTCGTCGTCCCCGCCGCGGGCGGCCGGCTTTCGCTTTCGGCGCTGCGGGGGCATCCCGTCGTCGTCAATTTTTGGGGGTCGTGGTGCGGACCGTGCCGGGCGGAGATGCCGCTCCTCGTGAAGGCCGCTCATGCGTACGCGTCGCGCGGCGTGGTCGTCGTGGGCTTCGATGTCGACGACACGCCCGCCGAAGCGCGCCGGTTCTTGGACCAATACCATGTCGACTATCCGATCGTGACGGTGCCGGACGACCGGCTGCCGCGCGCGTACGGCGTGATCGGACTGCCGACGACCGTGTTCGTCGACGCCTCCGGGATGATCCGCGCCCGGCAGCTCGGCGGTTTCGTCGGCGCCGCCGGCGAACGCACGCTCACGCAGCGCCTCGACGCGCTGCTGGGCGGGACGGGCCGATAGCGCCCGCCGCGCGTCTTAGCGCAGGGAAGTTCCGCGCCGCCGTCTAACATCGTATCCCGGTAATCCGCGCACGGCATGCGTGTGCCAATCCTCTCGTCGTGATCGGGGGTGAACGATGTCTTCGCGCTCGCTGGCGGGGGCGCTGCTTCTCATGTGCGCCGGCGTGACCGGGTGCACGGGGCGGCAGATCCAGTCGATGCGCGAACATCCGGCCGAGACGCCGTCGGGACCCACGGCGTCGGTGTCCGCCAAGCCTTGGACGGGTCCGGCCGTCGTGGCAAACAGTACGTACCCCAAGGACATCAACGCGGCGCGGCCGGAGCCGCCGGCCCAGTACGCGTCCATGAAAGACCCCCTGCCCCCGGCACCGGACAATCTTGCCAAGGGCAAGGAGCTGTTCAACGCCAACTGCGCGCCGTGTCACGGGCCCAACGGTGCCGGGAACGGGCCCGCCGCGGCCTCGCTCAATCCGAAGCCCGCCGACTTCCAGACGCCGATTCACGCCAAACTGCCCGACGGCTATTGGTTCTGGCGGCTCTCGGTGGGCGGCACGGTGTCTCCGTTCAAGGACGTCGGCTCCGCGAT
The bacterium DNA segment above includes these coding regions:
- a CDS encoding 4Fe-4S dicluster-binding protein, coding for MGRTISVEVIYRGIFQTNLAKNICRGIVLAARKEGKIGIAFGRYGDSPQRNGIPAKNFAIVSPDEEELQLSMAQYEPAETDITINLDDMLCKGVESWAWYGLQPINEKVREDAVLLVTSTLPPAELVKFCHTKKTPYRLAVLPALPSFSGLWVYKDDHTDARVLGALPKLCPDLVSLDAMLAAVKEEWKDELKVASARRAYESVTTQTVRAGEGNPEVPYRFDLPGWTKMREGVTIDGMTLGEPIKFGDQIGGYRPARNPYFKKYSTRTMRPVIDFDKCIKCTLCWLQCPDSCFDVTPDQTYDLNAEACCGCGVCEAVCPVDDCVTMVNEQAFTDNKSQWEAYKTDKKAYAKWVEIKIKDRPERSHGFRYKGQYQQQVAQAGTGTSGGEE
- a CDS encoding sulfurtransferase is translated as MPQGYAHDVLVETGWLAEHLDDPAVRVAEISEDTTLYGQGHIPGAVHFNWQTQLQDPVRRDWIDQEQIETLLGAHGVGNDTTLVLYGDKNNWFATYTFWLLKMYGADNLRVLNGGRAKWIAEGRPAVTDVPSHPKARYEAKPADASIRAFRDQVQAALGKSALVDVRSPQEYSGELIAMPAYPQEGAQRGGHIPGAQNIPWGQNVREDGTFKSAEELKKLYEGKGVTPDKNVIAYCRIGERSSLTWFTLKYLLGYPAVQNYDGSWTEWGSLVGVPIEKPALRQAKG
- a CDS encoding pyruvate ferredoxin oxidoreductase, which produces MDAESATAVRTAVAEQEALISGSEAVAVASKLADVDVITAYPIRPYDTMMQFVAKQIANGEQDAEYIVAESEHSQFEIAKHANVVGARTLCGSSGVGWCYAFEAIAVTPALRLPMIAMVGNRALDDPGSFGTEHNDALAARDLGWMHIWVDSAQEALDTTLIAYRVAEDRRVYLPCAISTDGAFLTHSQSLVKIPPKQWVDEFLPKYDRKDLRLHPDNPITIAPQVNEDWLMEIRRQTDQAMRNASAVIEEAYKDFERIFHRRVENPFFEEYMTDDAELVLVGMGTLSMPVKVAIRKMREKGQKVGFVRIRWFRPFDYARLGALLSRFAAVGVADRDFSMGSPYNSGVVANEVRAAMYNQPKHPPVVSFITGLGGREVTIPGVREMFDHTRKAAEAGVAPNDTIWIGVRA
- a CDS encoding TlpA disulfide reductase family protein is translated as MAHAPTRRLVLIPIAAACAAAAIGATVLWMRPPHTISRNTGPAIVIGEPGSPVPPGLGPGGSGATGEVKPAPAPAFSLTVLSPGAPPSSSAVQPGTAAPFVVPAAGGRLSLSALRGHPVVVNFWGSWCGPCRAEMPLLVKAAHAYASRGVVVVGFDVDDTPAEARRFLDQYHVDYPIVTVPDDRLPRAYGVIGLPTTVFVDASGMIRARQLGGFVGAAGERTLTQRLDALLGGTGR
- the oxlT gene encoding oxalate/formate MFS antiporter; amino-acid sequence: MSTAAADHTQEWMLKYRWWILTAAVIAQIPNANLQYAWTLFPTHLVKDGLGKLSAVQGVFALFVLLETWLVPVEGWLVDRIGPRLLTIVGGVLIGVAWVMSAQVRTLGELLFWYGVVGGIGGGIIYGATIATALKWFPDKRGLTAGLVAAGFGAGAALSVAPIENVINHAGWRAAFFQFGILQGVIVVLAALFLQAPPETFKVAGIIRKVSRHVRQAVTDSTPAQMLRTPHFYVTYVMMMLVVGGGLILTAQLGPIAKSTGVDKTIVMWGLTALVLALQVDRVLNGITRPIWGWVSDHIGRENSMFIAFGIQGFSILWLLTLLKNPVGFVVASGAAFFFWGEVYSLVPALVADLFGRRYAATNYGLMYTAKGFASIWAGPLAAMLFEAQHTWTLVFYIAAIANFIAALIALFVLKRLPMPGAAAAPSRMMPATAGGGG
- a CDS encoding cytochrome c, whose translation is MSSRSLAGALLLMCAGVTGCTGRQIQSMREHPAETPSGPTASVSAKPWTGPAVVANSTYPKDINAARPEPPAQYASMKDPLPPAPDNLAKGKELFNANCAPCHGPNGAGNGPAAASLNPKPADFQTPIHAKLPDGYWFWRLSVGGTVSPFKDVGSAMPPWEGALTEQQRWLIILYEHTFSEHK
- the proS gene encoding proline--tRNA ligase, whose product is MSRSAARPEDEREFVKEIPSKAEHFSDWYTAVVLKAELADYYPVRGCIVVRPYGYTIWELIQAGLDRRFKATGHTNAYFPLFIPRSFLEREAKHVEGFAPEVAWVTHGGGEELSEPLAVRPTSETAIGHMYARWIRSYRDLPVLINQWCNVVRWEKATRPFLRTMEFLWQEGHTAHRNAEEAEAEARQMLEVYRDFAETDAAIPVLSGRKPESEKFPGAERSYTIEALMPDGQALQSGTSHDLGQNFARAFDIKFLDSDNVEKYAYTTSWGVSWRILGGMIMVHGDDRGLVLPPALAPFQVVVVPILSGPKRDDVLAAARDLTRRLSATVRVRLDDRTEVTPGWKYNDWEMRGVPLRLEIGPRDLAQQQVVLAPRAGFDNMVAGESAGRRSAGGAKQSVPISGLEQSLPAALAAVRQALFDQAKRYLDAHIVAAASLAELVEAVATRRGFVRAVWCGTEACEQSIRKASGASPRVITEEPADGPCLICGAPAREVVYFARAY
- a CDS encoding thiamine pyrophosphate-dependent enzyme, whose product is MDSPELAAMPVPVLEPIKGVKRAPLEEYFTSGHRTCQGCESALVMKLMVKAAGPRTVVLGSTGCMYVANTTYYSTPWVVPWMHTQLGSSGSAAVGTAAGYTALMRKGRIKQEPINIISFCGDGGGADMGLSAISAALQHTDYNHLILLYDNESYANTDIQVSGSSPYGVHTTFSPPGKAKRILHKRWKKNMAAMLAAGHSECKYVGTVDASYAVDFMNRIRKALSIGGPTFIHSLDPCPKGWDYDPMLSHELGELAVLTGVWPLFEVENHVLKMYGKSKAIVEGRQKRLPVRDYLLKQGRFAHFTEDDIDYFQAKIDEMWTKWLVPGVLPFSTDVLNDQPPA